A genomic region of Streptomyces rimosus contains the following coding sequences:
- a CDS encoding LCP family protein: MNDRQDPYVPQDPYAHQEQQGQQAQQQGRPYAYDAYGRPVYQEAPQQVAYDQYGQPVGYDPYGGQAPYDPYGQQQHGGQQGPEQPGAGHQGYGYDPYGHQQAPQEQYGQQYDPYGNPQQAQQQQQQQGWIPQQSAQPSYEQVSYQEPEQQQYGQPAQQPAQQPVQSHAQPPAQETGDRAPRGRTADTADRAASPGPDGAPDYRTEQFSFIEEPAEDSEDVIDWLKFTESRTERREEAKRRGRSRKVMLIVLLVLLLVGGVGYLWWAGKLPGLSGAGAGKEGGAAGQKRDVLVVHLKDPKGNSSTALLVDNEGAHKGTTVLLPNNLAVSTEDGGSTTLAKSVKDQGIDTTREALNTLFGADIKASWRLDTPYLENLVETTGGITVDTDATVPGAKKGDNPLVKQGKAQELNGQAAVAYATYQAPGEPQTKQLERFGQVMQATLKKVSSDADGATATVKSLLQILDPPLTEAELGSSLAQRAELAKSGAYGTTLLPVQPDGTLSKQAADGVVKEVLGGTLKKADPTATARISVQNATGKKEATDKARIALVNGGYSFVDGGTAAAKPASEVTYADAAQKTKAEEAAKTLGLPAGAVKQGKAAPNADVMIVLGQDYKG, encoded by the coding sequence GTGAACGACCGACAGGACCCGTACGTGCCGCAGGACCCGTATGCCCACCAGGAGCAGCAGGGACAGCAAGCGCAGCAGCAGGGCCGGCCGTACGCCTATGACGCCTACGGGCGGCCGGTCTACCAGGAGGCGCCGCAGCAGGTCGCGTACGACCAGTACGGGCAGCCGGTGGGCTACGACCCGTATGGCGGACAGGCTCCGTACGACCCTTATGGCCAGCAGCAGCACGGCGGGCAGCAGGGGCCGGAACAGCCCGGCGCGGGGCACCAGGGATACGGCTACGACCCGTACGGCCACCAGCAGGCGCCCCAGGAGCAGTACGGCCAGCAGTACGACCCGTACGGCAACCCCCAGCAGGCTCAGCAGCAACAGCAGCAGCAGGGGTGGATTCCGCAGCAGTCGGCGCAGCCGTCGTACGAGCAGGTCTCCTACCAGGAGCCGGAGCAGCAGCAGTACGGACAGCCCGCCCAGCAGCCTGCTCAGCAGCCCGTCCAGTCGCACGCCCAGCCGCCCGCCCAGGAGACCGGTGACCGGGCGCCGCGCGGCCGGACGGCGGACACCGCGGACCGGGCGGCGTCCCCGGGCCCCGACGGCGCCCCGGACTACCGCACCGAGCAGTTCTCGTTCATAGAGGAGCCGGCCGAGGACTCGGAAGACGTCATCGACTGGCTCAAGTTCACCGAGAGCCGCACCGAGCGGCGCGAGGAGGCCAAGCGGCGCGGGCGCAGCCGCAAGGTCATGCTGATAGTGCTGCTGGTCCTGCTGCTCGTCGGCGGCGTCGGCTACCTGTGGTGGGCGGGCAAACTGCCCGGCCTCTCGGGTGCCGGGGCGGGCAAGGAAGGCGGGGCGGCCGGACAGAAGCGCGACGTGCTCGTCGTGCACCTGAAGGACCCGAAGGGCAACAGCAGCACCGCGCTCCTGGTGGACAACGAGGGCGCCCACAAGGGCACCACCGTCCTGCTGCCCAACAATCTCGCGGTCTCCACCGAGGACGGCGGGTCCACGACCCTGGCCAAGTCCGTCAAGGACCAGGGCATCGACACCACCAGGGAGGCCCTGAACACCCTCTTCGGCGCCGACATCAAGGCCAGCTGGCGGCTGGACACCCCGTACCTGGAGAACCTGGTCGAGACGACCGGCGGCATCACGGTGGACACCGACGCCACCGTGCCCGGCGCCAAGAAGGGCGACAACCCGCTGGTCAAGCAGGGCAAGGCGCAGGAGCTGAACGGCCAGGCGGCCGTCGCGTACGCCACCTACCAGGCGCCCGGCGAGCCGCAGACCAAGCAGCTGGAGCGCTTCGGACAGGTGATGCAGGCCACTCTGAAGAAGGTCTCCAGCGACGCGGACGGCGCGACGGCCACCGTGAAGTCGCTCCTGCAGATCCTGGACCCGCCGCTCACCGAGGCGGAGCTGGGCAGCTCGCTGGCCCAGCGGGCCGAGCTGGCGAAGTCCGGCGCCTACGGGACCACCCTGCTGCCGGTGCAGCCGGACGGCACGCTCAGCAAGCAGGCGGCGGACGGCGTGGTCAAGGAGGTGCTCGGTGGCACCCTCAAGAAGGCCGACCCCACCGCCACCGCACGGATCAGCGTCCAGAACGCCACCGGCAAGAAGGAAGCGACCGACAAGGCGCGGATCGCCCTGGTCAACGGCGGCTACTCGTTCGTCGACGGCGGTACGGCGGCGGCGAAGCCCGCCTCCGAGGTGACGTACGCGGACGCCGCCCAGAAGACGAAGGCCGAGGAGGCCGCCAAGACGCTGGGCCTGCCGGCCGGCGCGGTCAAGCAGGGCAAGGCCGCCCCGAACGCGGACGTGATGATCGTCCTGGGGCAGGACTACAAGGGCTGA